One window of the Grus americana isolate bGruAme1 chromosome 13, bGruAme1.mat, whole genome shotgun sequence genome contains the following:
- the FA2H gene encoding fatty acid 2-hydroxylase isoform X1: MAAPRSFSAAEVRARCAQGACLVRCHRRLYDLSGFVRLHPGGEQLLRRRAGTDVSAALDGPPHRHSANARRWLEQYYVGEMEPGEEQSQPEPVDEKEVDAAAQTPTQMDPRCKTVDVEKDLVDWQKPLLWQVGYLGEKYDEWVHQPVDRPIRLFHSDFLESLSKTAWYVVFIVWAPVVLYLSWVSYTSLAQGNTRLFSSFTSEYSIPVHKYYFPFIFLLGMFLWSLLEYLIHRFVFHMKPPASNYYLITLHFLLHGQHHKSPFDSSRLVFPPVPASLVIGFFYGILRLLLPEVLGLSVFVGGLCGYVIYDMMHYYLHYGSPKKGTYLYGLKAYHVKHHFEHQKSGSAAVPARAGRGKGCRSPACLHVCSRCSEIFGTRDLGWGKPKSRVTEEVMYEVPGACFSAPRLRMGSWRGTGAKAAVQLTGGH; the protein is encoded by the exons ATGGCGGCGCCGCGCTCCTTCAGCGCCGCTGAGGTGCGGGCGCGCTGCGCGCAGGGCGCCTGCCTGGTCCGCTGCCACCGCCGCCTCTACGACCTGAGCGGCTTCGTGCGGCTGCACCCGGGCGGGGAGCAGCTCCTGCGCCGGCGGGCCGGTACCGACGTGAGCGCCGCGTTGGACGGGCCGCCGCACCGGCACTCCGCCAACGCCCGCCGCTGGCTGGAGCAGTACTACGTGGGAGAGATGGAGCCCGGAGAGGAGCAG aGCCAGCCCGAGCCGGTGGATGAGAAGGAGGTGGATGCTGCAGCCCAGACCCCAACGCAGATGGATCCCCGCTGTAAAACCGTGGACGTGGAGAAG GACCTGGTGGACTGGCAGAAGCCCTTGCTGTGGCAGGTGGGCTACTTGGGGGAGAAGTACGACGAGTGGGTGCACCAGCCCGTGGATCGGCCCATCCGTCTTTTCCACTCGGATTTCCTCGAGTCCCTCTCCAAGACGGCGTG GTACGTGGTGTTCATCGTGTGGGCTCCCGTGGTGCTCTATCTCAGCTGGGTCAGCTACACCTCCCTTGCCCAGGGCAACACCaggctcttctcctccttcacctCAG AGTACTCCATCCCCGTCCACAAATACTACTTccccttcatcttcctcctggGGATGTTCCTGTGGTCCCTGCTAGAGTACCTCATCCATCGTTTTGTCTTCCACATGAAGCCACCCGCTAGTAACTACTATCTCATCACCCTGCATTTCTTGCTGCATGGGCAGCATCACAAG TCTCCCTTTGACAGCTCCCGCCTGGTCTTCCCTCCCGTGCCGGCCTCGCTGGTGATCGGCTTCTTCTACGGCATCCTGCGGCTCCTGCTGCCCGAGGTGCTGGGGCTCTCGGTGTTTGTCGGGGGACTCTGCGGCTACGTCATCTACGACATGATGCACTATTACCTCCACTACGGCTCACCGAAAAAAGGCACCTACCTGTACGGGCTGAAGGCTTATCACGTCAAGCACCACTTTGAACACCAAAAATCAGGTAGCGCTGCCGTTCCCGCACGTGCTGGCAGGGGCAAGGGCTGTCGAagcccagcctgcctgcacGTGTGCAGCCGATGCTCTGAAATATTTGGCACTCgggatttggggtgggggaaacCCAAGAGCCGTGTCACTGAGGAAGTGATGTATGAGGTGCCGGGGGCGTGTTTCTCAGCCCCCAGGTTGAGGATGGGGAGCTGGCGTGGCACGGGGGCAAAGGCGGCAGTCCAGCTCACCGGTGGGCACTAA
- the FA2H gene encoding fatty acid 2-hydroxylase isoform X2 yields MAAPRSFSAAEVRARCAQGACLVRCHRRLYDLSGFVRLHPGGEQLLRRRAGTDVSAALDGPPHRHSANARRWLEQYYVGEMEPGEEQSQPEPVDEKEVDAAAQTPTQMDPRCKTVDVEKDLVDWQKPLLWQVGYLGEKYDEWVHQPVDRPIRLFHSDFLESLSKTAWYVVFIVWAPVVLYLSWVSYTSLAQGNTRLFSSFTSEYSIPVHKYYFPFIFLLGMFLWSLLEYLIHRFVFHMKPPASNYYLITLHFLLHGQHHKSPFDSSRLVFPPVPASLVIGFFYGILRLLLPEVLGLSVFVGGLCGYVIYDMMHYYLHYGSPKKGTYLYGLKAYHVKHHFEHQKSGFGISTRFWDYPFQTLIPEETFEKED; encoded by the exons ATGGCGGCGCCGCGCTCCTTCAGCGCCGCTGAGGTGCGGGCGCGCTGCGCGCAGGGCGCCTGCCTGGTCCGCTGCCACCGCCGCCTCTACGACCTGAGCGGCTTCGTGCGGCTGCACCCGGGCGGGGAGCAGCTCCTGCGCCGGCGGGCCGGTACCGACGTGAGCGCCGCGTTGGACGGGCCGCCGCACCGGCACTCCGCCAACGCCCGCCGCTGGCTGGAGCAGTACTACGTGGGAGAGATGGAGCCCGGAGAGGAGCAG aGCCAGCCCGAGCCGGTGGATGAGAAGGAGGTGGATGCTGCAGCCCAGACCCCAACGCAGATGGATCCCCGCTGTAAAACCGTGGACGTGGAGAAG GACCTGGTGGACTGGCAGAAGCCCTTGCTGTGGCAGGTGGGCTACTTGGGGGAGAAGTACGACGAGTGGGTGCACCAGCCCGTGGATCGGCCCATCCGTCTTTTCCACTCGGATTTCCTCGAGTCCCTCTCCAAGACGGCGTG GTACGTGGTGTTCATCGTGTGGGCTCCCGTGGTGCTCTATCTCAGCTGGGTCAGCTACACCTCCCTTGCCCAGGGCAACACCaggctcttctcctccttcacctCAG AGTACTCCATCCCCGTCCACAAATACTACTTccccttcatcttcctcctggGGATGTTCCTGTGGTCCCTGCTAGAGTACCTCATCCATCGTTTTGTCTTCCACATGAAGCCACCCGCTAGTAACTACTATCTCATCACCCTGCATTTCTTGCTGCATGGGCAGCATCACAAG TCTCCCTTTGACAGCTCCCGCCTGGTCTTCCCTCCCGTGCCGGCCTCGCTGGTGATCGGCTTCTTCTACGGCATCCTGCGGCTCCTGCTGCCCGAGGTGCTGGGGCTCTCGGTGTTTGTCGGGGGACTCTGCGGCTACGTCATCTACGACATGATGCACTATTACCTCCACTACGGCTCACCGAAAAAAGGCACCTACCTGTACGGGCTGAAGGCTTATCACGTCAAGCACCACTTTGAACACCAAAAATCAG GCTTCGGCATCAGCACCCGCTTTTGGGATTACCCCTTCCAGACTCTCATCCCTGAGGAGACCTTCGAGAAAGAGGACTGA
- the FA2H gene encoding fatty acid 2-hydroxylase isoform X3 has product MDPRCKTVDVEKDLVDWQKPLLWQVGYLGEKYDEWVHQPVDRPIRLFHSDFLESLSKTAWYVVFIVWAPVVLYLSWVSYTSLAQGNTRLFSSFTSEYSIPVHKYYFPFIFLLGMFLWSLLEYLIHRFVFHMKPPASNYYLITLHFLLHGQHHKSPFDSSRLVFPPVPASLVIGFFYGILRLLLPEVLGLSVFVGGLCGYVIYDMMHYYLHYGSPKKGTYLYGLKAYHVKHHFEHQKSGSAAVPARAGRGKGCRSPACLHVCSRCSEIFGTRDLGWGKPKSRVTEEVMYEVPGACFSAPRLRMGSWRGTGAKAAVQLTGGH; this is encoded by the exons ATGGATCCCCGCTGTAAAACCGTGGACGTGGAGAAG GACCTGGTGGACTGGCAGAAGCCCTTGCTGTGGCAGGTGGGCTACTTGGGGGAGAAGTACGACGAGTGGGTGCACCAGCCCGTGGATCGGCCCATCCGTCTTTTCCACTCGGATTTCCTCGAGTCCCTCTCCAAGACGGCGTG GTACGTGGTGTTCATCGTGTGGGCTCCCGTGGTGCTCTATCTCAGCTGGGTCAGCTACACCTCCCTTGCCCAGGGCAACACCaggctcttctcctccttcacctCAG AGTACTCCATCCCCGTCCACAAATACTACTTccccttcatcttcctcctggGGATGTTCCTGTGGTCCCTGCTAGAGTACCTCATCCATCGTTTTGTCTTCCACATGAAGCCACCCGCTAGTAACTACTATCTCATCACCCTGCATTTCTTGCTGCATGGGCAGCATCACAAG TCTCCCTTTGACAGCTCCCGCCTGGTCTTCCCTCCCGTGCCGGCCTCGCTGGTGATCGGCTTCTTCTACGGCATCCTGCGGCTCCTGCTGCCCGAGGTGCTGGGGCTCTCGGTGTTTGTCGGGGGACTCTGCGGCTACGTCATCTACGACATGATGCACTATTACCTCCACTACGGCTCACCGAAAAAAGGCACCTACCTGTACGGGCTGAAGGCTTATCACGTCAAGCACCACTTTGAACACCAAAAATCAGGTAGCGCTGCCGTTCCCGCACGTGCTGGCAGGGGCAAGGGCTGTCGAagcccagcctgcctgcacGTGTGCAGCCGATGCTCTGAAATATTTGGCACTCgggatttggggtgggggaaacCCAAGAGCCGTGTCACTGAGGAAGTGATGTATGAGGTGCCGGGGGCGTGTTTCTCAGCCCCCAGGTTGAGGATGGGGAGCTGGCGTGGCACGGGGGCAAAGGCGGCAGTCCAGCTCACCGGTGGGCACTAA
- the MLKL gene encoding mixed lineage kinase domain-like protein isoform X1 — MPGWKTWKSHIRLISNCCPRLTFTRHHQPTSPGAKPFATSMDIVEKIFSVAQAIHTQFEQVKCCKHQCQRLVKRIQILLEPVRILKAQSPKHISHHVAELLNKLLQALGEAQKLVMKYSQTSWIQKFLRAHSTSEEFIWVNESLEDIAQGLSLLLQAEQKQAFLEAFQEKTCRRQDAEDLRDDRAFLDQVIASTEEPEDVAGELYIDRQCMESKVDWMQSELNKIVRVMECLKKVNVDKREDITEIKRDHLTFYRHMQDTESYDLYKGEYLKYPVAIKTFKRPLTTDPVKVRDIFEKEIQTLKKFESPNILRMYGICIEEKDGSPCFSIVMEYCKHGTLRDVLTKQRHLSWEVRIRMALGAARGLYRLHQTEKKSRLHGCICSSKFLVAGDYCVKLSGFELCETESSIKRKAKKNWKRVSMLAYIAPENLKDINYPYKRPCEIYSFGIVLWEIATSKIPFEGCTPQEIVEKICNHHYRDPVGEDCPADLRKVIDQCRAFDPSQRPSAEEIVDLLADLEKSRNQGS; from the exons ATGCCAG GGTGGAAGACGTGGAAGAGCCACATCCGGTTGATTTCCAATTGCTGTCCGAGGCTCACCTTCACCAGACACCACCAGCCCACATCCCCCGGGGCCAAGCCCTTTGCTACAAGCATGGACATCGTGGAGAAGATCTTCTCCGTGGCCCAGGCCATCCACACACAATTTGAGCAGGTGAAGTGCTGTAAGCACCAGTGCCAGCGCCTCGTGAAGCGCATCCAGATCCTGCTGGAGCCCGTGAGAATCCTCAAGGCTCAGTCGCCAAAGCACATCTCCCACCATGTAGCGGAACTGTTGAACAAGCTGCTTCAGGCGCTGGGGGAAGCTCAGAAACTGGTGATGAAATACAGCCAGACCAGCTGGATCCAGAAGTTCCTGAGAGCCCACAGCACCAGCGAGGAGTTCATCTGGGTGAACGAGAGCCTGGAGGACATTGCCCAGGGGCTCTCGCTCCTGCTCCAGGCAGAGCAAAAGCAGGCTTTCCTGGAGGCTTTCCAGGAAAAGACCTGTCGTAGGCAGGACGCCGAGGATCTGAGGGACGATAGGGCTTTCTTGGACCAAGTGATTGCAA GCACTGAGGAGCCCGAAGACGTGGCTGGGGAGCTCTATATCGACAGGCAATGTATGGAGAGCAAGGTAGACTGGATGCAAAGCGAGCTGAACAAAATCGTGCGTGTGATGGAAT GCTTGAAGAAGGTCAACGTTGATAAAAGAGAAGACATCACTGAGATCAAGCGGGACCACCTCACCTTCTACAGACACATGCAGGACACTGAGAGCTATGACCTCTACAAGGGCGAGTACCTCAAGTACCCTGTAGCCATCAAAACCTTCAAGAGGCCGCTGACCACCGACCCAGT GAAGGTGAGAGACATCTTTGAGAAGGAGATTCAGACCCTGAAGAAGTTTGAGTCTCCAAACATCCTGCGCATGTACGGGATCTGCATTGAGGAGAAAG ATGGGAGCCCCTGCTTCTCCATCGTCATGGAGTACTGTAAGCATGGGACGCTGCGGGATGTGCTGACCAAGCAACGGCATCTTTCCTGGGAGGTCCGCATTCGGATGGCCCTGGGAGCTGCCAGAGGCCTTTACAG GTTGCACCAGACAGAGAAGAAGTCCCGACTCCATGGCTGCATCTGCAGTAGCAAGTTCCTGGTGGCCGGGGATTACTGTGTGAAG CTGTCGGGATTTGAGCTGTGTGAAACAGAGTCATCCATCAAGAGGAAAGCCAAGAAGAACTGGAAACGAGTCTCTATGTTGGCGTACATTGCCCCTGAGAACCTAAAAGACATCAACTACCCCTACAAGAGGCCTTGTGAAATATACAG CTTCGGCATCGTGCTGTGGGAGATTGCGACCTCCAAAATCCCCTTTGAAG GCTGCACTCCCCAGGAGATCGTGGAGAAAATCTGCAACCACCATTACCGGGACCCTGTTGGGGAAGATTGTCCTGCAGACCTGCGGAAAGTCATTGACCAGTGCCGGGCATTTGACCCTTCCCAACGCCCTTCTGCTGAGG AGATCGTGGACTTGCTGGCTGacctggagaaaagcagaaaccaaGGAAGCTAA
- the MLKL gene encoding mixed lineage kinase domain-like protein isoform X2, whose protein sequence is MDIVEKIFSVAQAIHTQFEQVKCCKHQCQRLVKRIQILLEPVRILKAQSPKHISHHVAELLNKLLQALGEAQKLVMKYSQTSWIQKFLRAHSTSEEFIWVNESLEDIAQGLSLLLQAEQKQAFLEAFQEKTCRRQDAEDLRDDRAFLDQVIASTEEPEDVAGELYIDRQCMESKVDWMQSELNKIVRVMECLKKVNVDKREDITEIKRDHLTFYRHMQDTESYDLYKGEYLKYPVAIKTFKRPLTTDPVKVRDIFEKEIQTLKKFESPNILRMYGICIEEKDGSPCFSIVMEYCKHGTLRDVLTKQRHLSWEVRIRMALGAARGLYRLHQTEKKSRLHGCICSSKFLVAGDYCVKLSGFELCETESSIKRKAKKNWKRVSMLAYIAPENLKDINYPYKRPCEIYSFGIVLWEIATSKIPFEGCTPQEIVEKICNHHYRDPVGEDCPADLRKVIDQCRAFDPSQRPSAEEIVDLLADLEKSRNQGS, encoded by the exons ATGGACATCGTGGAGAAGATCTTCTCCGTGGCCCAGGCCATCCACACACAATTTGAGCAGGTGAAGTGCTGTAAGCACCAGTGCCAGCGCCTCGTGAAGCGCATCCAGATCCTGCTGGAGCCCGTGAGAATCCTCAAGGCTCAGTCGCCAAAGCACATCTCCCACCATGTAGCGGAACTGTTGAACAAGCTGCTTCAGGCGCTGGGGGAAGCTCAGAAACTGGTGATGAAATACAGCCAGACCAGCTGGATCCAGAAGTTCCTGAGAGCCCACAGCACCAGCGAGGAGTTCATCTGGGTGAACGAGAGCCTGGAGGACATTGCCCAGGGGCTCTCGCTCCTGCTCCAGGCAGAGCAAAAGCAGGCTTTCCTGGAGGCTTTCCAGGAAAAGACCTGTCGTAGGCAGGACGCCGAGGATCTGAGGGACGATAGGGCTTTCTTGGACCAAGTGATTGCAA GCACTGAGGAGCCCGAAGACGTGGCTGGGGAGCTCTATATCGACAGGCAATGTATGGAGAGCAAGGTAGACTGGATGCAAAGCGAGCTGAACAAAATCGTGCGTGTGATGGAAT GCTTGAAGAAGGTCAACGTTGATAAAAGAGAAGACATCACTGAGATCAAGCGGGACCACCTCACCTTCTACAGACACATGCAGGACACTGAGAGCTATGACCTCTACAAGGGCGAGTACCTCAAGTACCCTGTAGCCATCAAAACCTTCAAGAGGCCGCTGACCACCGACCCAGT GAAGGTGAGAGACATCTTTGAGAAGGAGATTCAGACCCTGAAGAAGTTTGAGTCTCCAAACATCCTGCGCATGTACGGGATCTGCATTGAGGAGAAAG ATGGGAGCCCCTGCTTCTCCATCGTCATGGAGTACTGTAAGCATGGGACGCTGCGGGATGTGCTGACCAAGCAACGGCATCTTTCCTGGGAGGTCCGCATTCGGATGGCCCTGGGAGCTGCCAGAGGCCTTTACAG GTTGCACCAGACAGAGAAGAAGTCCCGACTCCATGGCTGCATCTGCAGTAGCAAGTTCCTGGTGGCCGGGGATTACTGTGTGAAG CTGTCGGGATTTGAGCTGTGTGAAACAGAGTCATCCATCAAGAGGAAAGCCAAGAAGAACTGGAAACGAGTCTCTATGTTGGCGTACATTGCCCCTGAGAACCTAAAAGACATCAACTACCCCTACAAGAGGCCTTGTGAAATATACAG CTTCGGCATCGTGCTGTGGGAGATTGCGACCTCCAAAATCCCCTTTGAAG GCTGCACTCCCCAGGAGATCGTGGAGAAAATCTGCAACCACCATTACCGGGACCCTGTTGGGGAAGATTGTCCTGCAGACCTGCGGAAAGTCATTGACCAGTGCCGGGCATTTGACCCTTCCCAACGCCCTTCTGCTGAGG AGATCGTGGACTTGCTGGCTGacctggagaaaagcagaaaccaaGGAAGCTAA